A stretch of Episyrphus balteatus chromosome 2, idEpiBalt1.1, whole genome shotgun sequence DNA encodes these proteins:
- the LOC129909658 gene encoding molybdenum cofactor sulfurase 3, producing MTQFIEEFSSDEVELISREFKRLGENTYLDHAGTTLYSEKQIEFAEKVLKENLFCNPHTCKVTGDLVDQVRFRILNHFNTNSNDYAVVFTANATAALKLAGECFNFGDSGRFYYCQENHTSVLGMREVVRTDDIFVLTKDDLLENLNENGNNRSLEVKGNSLVAFSAQCNFSGYKLPLSLISAIQENGLKSHGTRVRGKLSDLDNSNFYVCLDAASFVATNFLDLNKYPAEFVCVSFYKIFGYPTGVGALIVSKRGQQLLKKSYYGGGTVQISMTMEDFHVKRNGFTDHFEDGTLSFLGIAKVLEGFKTHERLITRRDGLKPIQRISNHVFQLAKYCYDFLRQLKHPNGQQLIQFYNHTNFNSVQDQGGIITFNILHEDGSYVGFAEVACIAAVFNVQLRTGCFCNPGACQNHLKLTNDDIRKQFKAGHICSDYNDLIDGLPTGAVRMSFGYMTRKKDVDKALKMIADCYLSGSSQRLELMEKCKSLPRALEHIPRRLKKTTLKKICIYPVKSCGSFEIKDSWEITERGFKYDRNWMIVDANGMAVTQKTHTRMCLIKPIIDIEAGTLELTFPYMKSIRVLLDDTVGNLEGKSLVSPLCQSKVCDDMVEGLDLGDEVAEWISDCLECTGSRLVRQSADRKTKNGENKDLNLVNQGQFLLLNKTSVEWLASKVESEQEDIDTTIDRFRANLIIETPLPLEENQFEEITIGGIQFKVDGFCKRCQMICIDQRSGQKTMEPLRTIAKEFKGKIQFGIYVSLIGFKNNAFISCKDDIKTKLK from the exons atgacTCAATTCATAGAAGAATTCTCATCGGATGAAGTTGAATTGATCTCTAGAGAATTTAAACGTCTTGGGG aaaacaCTTATCTCGACCATGCCGGAACGACTTTATATTCCGAAAAACAAATAGAATTTGCCGAAAAAGTATTAAAAGAAAATCTATTTTGCAATCCCCATACTTGCAAGGTTACCGGTGATTTGGTTGATCAAGTTCGATTCAG AATCCTTAATCATTTCAATACAAATTCTAATGATTATGCTGTAGTCTTTACTGCCAATGCTACTGCAGCTCTGAAATTAGCTGGAGAATGTTTCAATTTTGGTGATAGTGGCAGATTCTATTACTGCCAAGAGAATCACACATCAGTTCTGGGAATGAGAGAAGTTGTCCGAACTGATGATATATTTGTACTTACAAAAGATGATCTTTTAGAGAATTTAAATGAGAATGGAAATAACCGCTCGTTGGAAGTGAAAGGCAATTCATTGGTCGCCTTTTCAGCTCAATGCAATTTCAGTGGTTATAAGTTGCCATTGAGTCTAATTTCAGCTATTCAGGAAAATGGTTTAAAGTCTCATGGAACAAGAGTTCGTGGAAAGTTATCAGACTTGGACAATAGCAATTTCTATGTTTGTCTAGATGCAGCTTCATTCGTTGCAACAAACTTCTTGGATCTTAACAAATACCCAGCCGAATTTGTATGTGTTTCCTTTTACAAAATCTTTGG CTATCCCACAGGTGTTGGAGCCTTAATAGTCAGCAAACGTGGTCAACAGCTATTAAAGAAATCCTATTATGGTGGAGGAACTGTTCAGATCTCAATGACTATGGAAGATTTCCATGTAAAACGAAATGGATTCACTGATCATTTCGAAGATGGAACACTTTCATTTCTAGGAATAGCCAAAGTCCTTGAAGGATTTAAGACTCATGAAAGATTGATAACTCGTCGAGATGGTCTTAAGCCAATTCAAAGGATATCGAATCATGTCTTTCAACTGGCAAAGTATTGCTATGATTTTCTCCGTCAATTAAAACATCCCAATGGCCAGCAACTTATTCAATTCTACAatcatacaaattttaacagCGTCCAAGACCAAGGAGGCATAATAACCTTCAATATTCTTCATGAAGATGGTTCTTATGTAGGTTTCGCTGAAGTAGCATGTATAGCTGCAGTTTTTAATGTCCAACTGAGAACAGGTTGCTTTTGTAATCCTGGTGCTTGTCAGAATCATTTGAAACTGACAAATGATGATATTCGAAAGCAATTCAAAGCTGGACACATTTGTAGCGATTACAATGACTTGATTGATGGACTGCCAACAGGTGCTGTTCGAATGTCTTTCGGTTACATGACTCGCAAAAAAGATGTTGACAAAGCTCTAAAGATGATTGCCGATTGTTATTTAAGTGGTAGCAGTCAACGATTGGAATTGATGGAGAAATGTAAATCACTTCCCAGAGCTTTGGAACATATTCCTAGACGTTTAAAAAAGACGACATTAAAGAAGATTTGCATATATCCTGTAAAGAGTTGTGGATCTTTTGAGATCAAGGATAGTTGGGAAATAACAGAGCGAGGGTTTAAATACGACAGGAATTGGATGATTGTTGATGCAAATGGCATGGCAGTCACTCAGAAAACCCACACTAGAATGTGCTTGATAAAGCCAATAATTGACATTGAAGCTGGAACTTTAGAGTTGACATTCCCGTACATGAAGTCTATTCGTGTTCTACTTGATGATACTGTTGGGAATCTTGAGGGGAAATCATTAGTATCACCTCTCTGTCAGAGCAAGGTCTGTGACGACATGGTAGAGGGTTTAGATTTAGGAGATGAGGTAGCAGAATGGATTAGCGATTGCTTGGAATGCACTGGCAGTCGTTTGGTTCGACAGAGTGCAGATAGAAAAACCAAGAATGGTGAAAACAAAGATTTAAACCTTGTTAATCAAGGACAATTtcttttgttaaacaaaacttCTGTTGAATGGTTAGCCTCTAAAGTTGAATCGGAGCAAGAAGACATTGATACGACTATTGATAGATTCCGAGCGAATCTAATAATTGAAACACCGTTACCATTAGAGGAAAACCAATTTGAAGAAATTACTATTggaggtattcaattcaaaGTGGATGGATTTTGCAAACGATGTCAAATGATTTGTATTGATCAACGTTCAGGGCAGAAGACAATGGAACCTTTAAGAACGATTGCTAAGGAATTTAAGGGGAAAATTCAATTTGGGATTTATGTATCTTTGATTGGGtttaaaaataatgcatttattTCATGCAAAGAtgatataaaaactaaattaaaataa
- the LOC129908775 gene encoding la-related protein 7, producing the protein MESSKSDKTEKSKNDEDTTSTAPESKDKQNSHKGHRKRKRKFLNAIREQMEFYFGDANLSKDRFLMQLIAQDPFVPIEVFLTFNKLKNLTTSTADIVKSLSNSQLLELDSEQQKVRRKTSLPVDRNVDHKTMYVESLPPTADHEWVKNMFSRFGPIAYVSLPRYSRSKKIKEFGFIEFEEESSVDKAVKAFRQFNGVLCMETSDPAELISVKSFIREQNQEKKDQEERKGKKRRISSESSSQTDSKRSKLDSADEGATSTAAETDDQTDNDGEGSKRRKRKHKKKKKKLNPDEEANPDADFVEIRVLPKKDWKRLRNKYLNMQREKTAELKRMAWKNSQNEMDTTKPVEKPTKKLEKMNMNFYGAGNENDENQAAKFNDRSNDSPKLNPAIEKAPLFSYEPGLIVEAGFLEPCVTLKEFKADMRQYETVKYVDIKEGAMSAFLRLDSAQSAVNLVKQLSCAEYNCKVLSGEVESEYWEKIKEDREAKLNKKVKIPSKRGREKMKKVISKHIRFGDDDVD; encoded by the exons ATGGAATCATCTAAATCAGATAAAaccgaaaaatcaaaaaatgatgAAGATACAACTTCTACCGCCCCCGAATCAAAAGACAAACAAAACTCTCACAAAGGACATCGTAAGCGCAAACGAAAATTTCTAAATGCCATACGTGAACAAATGGAATTCTATTTTGGTGATGCAAATTTATCCAAGGATCGATTTCTAATGCAATTAATTGCTCAAGATCCTT TTGTTCCAATTGAAGtatttttaactttcaacaaattaaaaaatcttacCACCTCCACGGCTGACATTGTTAAATCCTTGTCAAACTCGCAGCTCCTCGAACTGGATTCGGAGCAACAAAAAGTTCGTCGCAAAACTTCATTACCCGTTGATCGGAATGTCGATCACAAAACAATGTACGTGGAATCACTTCCACCTACCGCCGATCACGAATGGGTGAAGAATATGTTCTCTCGATTCGGACCAATTGCATATGTATCTCTTCCAAGATATAGCAGGTCTaagaaaattaaagaatttgGTTTTATTGAATTCGAAGAAGAATCAAGTGTTGACAAAGCTGTTAAAGCATTTCGTCAATTTAATGGTGTCCTCTGCATGGAAACCTCTGATCCTGCAGAGCTTATAAGTGTCAAGTCATTTATCCGAGAACAAAATCAAGAAAAGAAAGATCAAGAAGAGAGAAAGGGAAAAAAGAGAAGAATTTCGAGTGAATCTAGCAGCCAAACAGATTCAAAACGCTCCAAACTCGATTCGGCTGATGAAGGAGCAACTTCAACAGCAGCAGAAACAGATGACCAAACTGACAATGATGGCGAAGGTAGTAAACGTCGCAAACGAAAAcacaagaaaaagaagaagaagttaaATCCCGATGAGGAAGCTAATCCTGATGCGGACTTTGTTGAGATTCGAGTATTACCCAAAAAAGATTGGAAGAGATTGCGAAATAAATATCTCAATATGCAACGTGAGAAAACTGCCGAACTCAAAAGAATGGCTTGGAAGAACTCCCAAAATGAAATGGACACTACAAAGCCCGTAGAAAAGCCTACCAAAAAACTCGAAAAAATGAACATGAACTTTTATGGAGCTGGCAATGAAAACGATGAGAATCAAGCGGCTAAATTTAACGATCGCTCTAATGATTCCCCAAAATTAAATCCAGCCATAGAGAAGGCACCATTGTTTTCCTATGAGCCGGGTTTGATTGTTGAAGCTGGCTTCTTGGAGCCTTGTGTGACTTTGAAAGAATTCAAAGCTGATATGAGACAATATGAAACTGTTAAATATGTTGATATTAAAGAAGGAGCTATGTCGGCATTTTTACGCTTAGATTCAGCTCAATCGGCAGTGAATTTGGTCAAACAATTATCATGTGCTGAATATAATTGTAAAGTTCTAAGTGGTGAGGTAGAAAGTGAATATTGGGAGAAGATTAAAGAAGATCGAGAagcaaaattgaataaaaaggtGAAGATACCAAGTAAACGTGGTAGAGAGAAGATGAAGAAGGTTATATCGAAACATATTCGATttggtgatgatgatgttgattga
- the LOC129908779 gene encoding uncharacterized protein LOC129908779 codes for MDKNTMAAMLFLLDSSSSSEDSFLLGSSSSSSSSDSSFFDLVLKNTGDSSSDDEDDDDQQEEKQFNFMDTIDKFSEREFKTNLRLNRTTMEQLIAKYTQSEIFTNVKNQNSKLKIDARIEVTLYVWYISHNNEVSQIGCLFRITEFSVWTAIVRVSNWLISKGHEYIKWPQGDVISENCRKFKAIKQMPGIIGAINCLHIPIEAPKRDAKSYLNSPNHYTIVLQAVVDADEKFVDICCGEPGSSTNRTVLTKSSLYKRVQDNYVKLFPSNTFLLGGDAYDATNWIVPPFKDNGELTDQQSLFNNLHSDTWMVVENVFKKLKGRFRRLNRFTQQQNPNLVSNIIASSCILYNLCIINDDQYDVLIDDEEQVLAGDSDEGDDKENLEISMDRRQLLFDYLCQKNII; via the exons atggATAAGAATACAATGGcg GCAATGCTGTTCTTATTAGACTCATCAAGTAGCAGTGAAGACtcttttttattaggttcatCCTCAAGCTCGTCGTCGTCTGACTcgagtttttttgatttagtttTAAAGAACACTGGCGACTCCTCATCTGACGACGAGGACGACGACGACcaacaagaagaaaaacaattcaatttcaTGGACACTATTGACAAATTTTCTGAGAGGGAATTCAAGACAAATTTACGATTAAATCGCACAACTATGGAACAATTAATTG CAAAATACACTCAATCCGAAATCTttacaaatgtaaaaaatcaaaacagcaAACTAAAGATTGATGCCAGAATAGAAGTCACACTCTATGTTTGGTACATAAGCCATAACAATGAAGTCAGCCAAATAGGATGTTTATTTCGAATTACAGAGTTCTCTGTTTGGACTGCAATTGTCCGTGTAAGTAATTGGCTAATCTCCAAGGGCCACGAATACATTAAATGGCCTCAAGGAGATGTCATTTCTGAGAATTGTCGTAAATTCAAAGCCATAAAGCAAATGCCAGGTATAATTGGCGCCATAAATTGCTTGCATATTCCCATTGAAGCACCTAAACGAGATGCCAAATCTTATTTAAACAGTCCAAACCACTATACCATAGTTTTACAAGCAGTTGTCGATGCTGACGAAAAATTCGTCGATATTTGTTGTGGTGAACCAGGTTCATCGACTAATCGAACTGTATTAACTAAATCTTCATTATACAAAAGAGTTCAAGACAATTATGTTAAGTTATTTCCTTCAAATACATTCCTTTTGGGTGGTGATGCATATGATGCTACAAATTGGATTGTGCCACCTTTCAAAGACAATGGTGAACTAACAGATCAGCaaagtttatttaataatttgcaCTCTGATACATGGATGGTggttgaaaatgtttttaaaaaattaaaagggcGATTTAGACGGTTGAATAGATTTACACAACAACAAAATCCAAATTTAGTTAGCAACATCATAGCGAGTTCCTgcattttgtataatttatgcATCATCAATGACGATCAATACGATGTATTAATTGATGACGAGGAACAAGTTCTTGCCGGGGATAGCGATGAAGGGGATGATAAGGAGAATCTGGAAATATCTATGGATCGTCGTCAACTTTTGTTTGATTATCtgtgtcaaaaaaatataatttaa
- the LOC129908791 gene encoding migration and invasion enhancer 1, whose amino-acid sequence MVKVDVEYCGRCNFEWHCKMLSAFLQEKQPGTEVTCHVGRQGSFEVKINEDLVHSKIQTLAFPDHQSVLENVQKAEKGLPVDKVKEQPIENCIIM is encoded by the exons ATGGTTAAAGTTGATGTCGAATACTG tggtcgcTGTAATTTCGAATGGCACTGCAAAATGCTATCAGCATTTCTCCAAGAAAAACAACCTGGCACCGAAGTAACATGTCATGTCGGCCGTCAAGGATCATTCGAAGTTAAAATCAACGAAGATTTGGttcattcaaaaatacaaaCCTTAGCTTTTCCCGATCATCAAAGtgttttggaaaatgttcaaaaagcTGAAAAAGGTTTGCCAGTAGATAAAGTTAAAGAACAGCCAATAGAAAATTGTATAATTATGTAA
- the LOC129908776 gene encoding activating signal cointegrator 1, translating into MEKWIQDRLSTCLDFEVPDDMIKYIMTLKSSEEFDEYFASLLNPDYEEHRIFMVDCKQRLFSKAIPNKKAPNQNQQQTKNQIANKKQERTTSVSQSGIENAGGKKKNKFVNLFSNDGKVPNTIMLKGRRPCVCEATEHKLVNNCLGCGRIVCEQEGSGPCLFCGELVCSNEEMLLIKSSTKKGDHLKKTLQEKGGGEGLRKALEQRDRLLEYDRNGEKRTEVIDDESDYFQENSVWLSDAERQKFERLKQEMHERKHANRSSRRVKMDLFGREIEEDPIPEEYEQQVRKEIADTISKQTDSWSNRKYERSIDDSDISDPRNEGPKPVYTRVGPHTHSTHGMENVDMAYNRVQDKELMEMQDMRRCMSMHQPYASLLVSGIKKHEGRTWYSSHRGRLWIASTAKEPSREEISEVEDFYKKHYKDDSIKFPSQYQSACLLGSVLVQDVLTQEEYRKKYPDGESESPYVFICTNPQVLPVVFPNKGSHKIYQIEPKIHRAASLALLRANSSAAA; encoded by the exons atggAAAAGTGGATTCAAGATCGTCTATCTACTTGTTTAGATTTTGAAGTTCCAGATGATATGATCAA GTATATCATGACTTTGAAATCCTCGGAAGAGTTCGATGAATATTTCGCAAGTTTATTAAATCCTGATTATGAAGAACATCGTATTTTTATGGTTGATTGCAAACAAAGGCTATTCA GCAAAGCTATTCCCAATAAAAAAGCCCCTAATCAAAACcaacagcaaacaaaaaatcaaattgccaataagaaacaagaaagaaCCACATCTGTCTCTCAATCGGGGATTGAAAATGCTGGcggaaagaagaaaaataaatttgtcaatttattttcgAATGATGGCAAAGTTCCAAACACAATTATGCTCAAGGGACGTCGTCCGTGTGTTTGCGAAGCCACCGAGCATAAATTGGTTAATAATTGTTTGGGTTGCGGTCGGATTGTTTGCGAACAAGAAGGCAGTGGACCATGTCTCTTCTGTGGAGAATTGGTTTGTTCAAATGAAGAAATGCTATTGATCAAATCTTCTACCAAAAAAGGTGATCATTTGAAAAAGACTTTGCAGGAAAAAGGTGGCGGTGAAGGTTTAAGAAAAGCACTCGAACAACGAGATCGACTATTGGAGTATGATCGTAATGGCGAAAAGAGAACCGAAGTCATTGATGATGAGTCAGATTATTTCCAA GAAAACTCTGTCTGGCTTTCCGATGCCGAGCGACAAAAATTCGAACGTCTTAAACAGGAAATGCACGAACGGAAACATGCCAATCGTTCATCGAGAAGAGTTAAAATGGATTTGTTTGGTCGTGAAATCGAAGAAGATCCCATCCCAGAAGAATATGAACAACAGGTTCGAAAAGAAATCGCAGATACTATATCCAAACAAACAGATAGCTGGTCTAATCGAAAATATGAACGATCTATAGACGACAGTGATATATCAGATCCCAGAAATGAAGGGCCCAAACCAGTCTACACACGTGTTGGGCCACACACCCACAGTACACATGGTATGGAAAATGTTGATATGGCTTACAATCGTGTCCAGGACAAAGAACTAATGGAAATGCAAGATATGCGTAGGTGTATGTCAATGCATCAACCTTATGCATCACTCTTGGTTTCTGGAATTAAAAA ACACGAAGGTAGAACATGGTATTCCAGTCATCGCGGTCGATTATGGATTGCTTCGACTGCTAAAGAACCTAGTCGAGAGGAAATAAGTGAAGTtgaagatttttataaaaagcatTACAAAG ATGATTCCATTAAATTTCCATCACAATACCAATCGGCTTGCTTGTTGGGCAGTGTTCTTGTTCAAGATGTTCTAACACAAGaagaatatagaaaaaaatatcccGATGGAGAATCAGAAAGTCCTTATGTATTTATTTGTACAAATCCACAAGTTCTTCCTGTTGTCTTTCCAAATAAGGGTTCGCACAAAATTT ATCAAATTGAACCGAAAATTCATAGAGCAGCTTCTTTGGCCTTACTACGTGCGAATAGTTCAGCAGCAGCTTAA